The following are encoded in a window of Phaseolus vulgaris cultivar G19833 chromosome 3, P. vulgaris v2.0, whole genome shotgun sequence genomic DNA:
- the LOC137808181 gene encoding AT-hook motif nuclear-localized protein 13-like encodes MDAREPPRAPPPSIMAGPTSYAHTNIGPNSSGAVMMAPATARFPFGVVPQQQQQPPPASEPFPVSPAAAYDGSSSPMKPCSLAKKKRGRPRKYSPDGNIALGLAPTHASPPPPASNAASGGGIGGDSAGTASADAPAKKHRGRPPGSGKKQLDALGAGGVGFTPHVILVESGEDITAKIMAFSQQGPRTVCILSAIGAICNVTLRQPALSGGTATYEGRFEIISLSGAMQQSESNGERSRTCTLNVTLAGSDGRVLGGGVAGTLTAASTVQVIVGSFIVDGKKSSSNVLKSGPSSAPLPQMLTFGAPMTPTSPTSQGPSTESSEEHDHTPFCRGPGPGSGPGLYNNSSQPVHNMPMYHHPLWAGQSHQ; translated from the exons ATGGACGCTCGCGAACCGCCCCGCGCCCCGCCACCCTCCATCATGGCAGGCCCCACCTCCTATGCCCACACCAACATCGGCCCTAATTCGTCCGGCGCCGTCATGATGGCGCCCGCCACCGCGCGATTTCCCTTCGGCGTCGTGCCGCAGCAGCAGCAACAGCCTCCGCCAGCGTCGGAGCCTTTCCCCGTCTCCCCCGCTGCCGCCTACGACGGCTCCTCCTCGCCGATGAAGCCATGCTCGCTCGCCAAGAAGAAGCGCGGTCGTCCCCGGAAGTACTCGCCGGACGGTAACATTGCCCTCGGCCTCGCTCCTACCCATGCCTCACCTCCTCCACCTGCCTCTAACGCCGCTTCCGGCGGCGGTATCGGTGGAGATTCGGCTGGTACTGCCTCCGCCGATGCTCCGGCGAAGAAGCACCGAGGAAGGCCTCCCGGTTCTGGAAAGAAACAGCTGGATGCTCTCG GAGCTGGTGGGGTTGGATTCACTCCCCACGTGATCTTGGTGGAGTCTGGCGAG GACATCACGGCAAAAATTATGGCATTTTCTCAGCAAGGGCCTCGGACAGTTTGTATTCTATCTGCTATTGGTGCAATCTGTAATGTTACCCTTCGACAACCTGCACTGTCTGGTGGTACTGCTACATACGAG GGCCGATTTGAGATTATATCATTATCAGGTGCCATGCAACAATCTGAAAGTAATGGTGAACGTAGCAGAACATGCACTTTGAATGTAACCCTTGCAGGGTCCGATGGACGTGTTTTGGGTGGCGGAGTTGCTGGAACGCTAACTGCGGCATCAACTGTACAG GTCATAGTGGGTAGCTTTATTGTGGATGGAAAAAAGTCGAGCTCGAATGTCCTAAAATCTGGGCCTTCTTCTGCACCACTCCCCCAAATGCTAACCTTTGGTGCACCCATGACTCCAACTAGTCCTACTTCTCAAGGGCCTTCAACTGAGTCCTCTGAGGAACATGACCACACTCCTTTTTGTCGGGGG